The DNA region CTTTAGCTTCGATAACAACTTCTACAGCTTCTTCACCAACTTTTTGAGCCACTTTATTGATACCTTTTGCAAATAATGAAGCTACATAGGATTTTTCTGTATTACCAGCTTCTACTCTACTTTGTATAGTGTTTTCTAATTGGGTTAAAAATCCATAAGATTCAGTATTGTCTTCATTCCAACACGTATCGCTTCCAGTGTGGCATGTTGGTCCGTTTGGATTTACAGTTACTAACAAAGTATCACTATCACAATCTAATTTAATATCTACTAAGTTTAAAACGTTACCGCTTTCTTCACCTTTGGTCCAAAGTCGTTTTTTGGTACGACTAAAAAAGGTCACCAACTTAGTGTCTTGTGTTTTTTTAAACGCTTCTTCATTCATATAGCCAAGCATCAACACATTTTTAGTTGTTGCATCTTGAATGATTGCTGGAACTAATCCGTCGTTGTTTTTATTGAAATCTATGTTCATTATATTTTTACTTTTTTATGAGATCCTGAATCAAGTTCAGGATTACAAGTTATAATCTAACAGAAATACCATTCTGTTTTAATTCGTCTTTTAAATCTTTTATTTCTATTTCACCAAAATGAAAAACACTTGCTGCCAAAGCTGCATCTGCTTTTCCTACTTTAAAGGTATCTGTAAAATGCTGAATAGTTCCTGCGCCACCAGAAGCAATTATCGGGATATTTACCGTTTTTGACAGTTTAGCCAATGCTTCATTTGCAAATCCGTTCTTTGTTCCGTCGTTATTCATTGAAGTAAATAAGATTTCGCCTGCGCCTCTTGTTTCAACTTCTTTTGCCCAATCAAATAAATCTAATTCGGTTGGAATACTTCCTCCAGCTAAATGCACTTTCCATTCTCCATTAACTTGTTTGGCATCAATAGCAACCACAACACATTGACTACCAAATTTACTTGACAATTCGTTTACCAATTCTGGTCGTTTTACTGCAGATGAATTGACAGATATTTTATCTGCACCAGATTTTAAAAGTATATCTACATCTTCTAAAGATGAAATTCCGCCACCAACTGTAAATGGAATATTAACTTGTTCCGCGACTTTCAGCACCATTTCAATCATTGTTTTTCTGCCTTCTAAAGTTGCAGAAATATCTAAAAACACCAGTTCGTCTGCGCCTTTTACCGCATACTGTTTTGCTAATTCTACAGGATCGCCTGCGTCTCTTAAATTAACAAAATTTACGCCTTTAACGGTGCGACCGTTTTTAATATCTAGACAAGGTATGATTCGTTTTGTTAGCATAATTTTACTTCCTGCATAGGCAGGAATCTAATATTAGTTTCACAATAGATTCCGCATCAAGTGCGGAATGACAGTTTTATAAAAAGCGTTCTAATTCTTTTAAACTTATTTTGTTTTCGTAAATGGCTTTTCCGATTATGACTCCATCGCAACCAATTTCAGATAAAATTTCAACATCTTTAATAGTTGTTACTCCGCCAGAAGCGATAAGTTTTACAGATTGATCTGCGCTACCATTGGTACATTGGTTGATTATTTTTTTATACAAATCTACCGATGGACCTTGAAGCATACCGTCTTTTGAAATATCTGTACATACCACATACTGAATACCATTTTTTTGATACTCTTGAATAAATGGTACAACTTCTAAGCTACTTTCTTCTAACCAACCAGAAATAGCAATTTTTTCGTTTTTACAATCGGCTCCAAGGATAATTTTTTGGGTTCCGTATTTATTAATCCATCTTAAAAAAGTGTCGGTGTTTTTTACGGCTATACTACCACCAGTGATTTGTCTTGCTCCAGAATTAAAAGCAGTAAATACATCATCGTCGGATTTTAGTCCGCCACCAAAATCAATTTTTAAATTGGTTTTTGTTGCCACCTTTTCTAACACTTTATAGTTGACTACGTGATCTGCTTTAGCGCCTTCCAAATCTACCATATGCAAGTATTCTATACCTGCATCTTCAAATTGTTTGGCAACTTCTAACGGATTTTCATTGTACATTTTTGTTGTGCTATAATCACCTTTAGTTAATCTTACGCACTTTCCTTCAATTATATCTATTGCTGGTATTATTCTCATTTTTTCGCCTTTTGCTTTTAGCTTTTAGCTTTTAGCTAATTGTTTTTTTTATAAATTGATGAAATTTCTCAAAATTTGTTCGCCTGCTAAGGATGATTTTTCGGGATGAAATTGGACACCGTAAAAATTATCTTTTTGTAATGCTGAAGTGTATTCTACATCATAAGTTGTAGTTGCAATTGCCTCTTGGCATTGTTCTGCATAAAAACTATGCACGAGATACATAAACTCATTTGCTTTAATATCTTTAAATAAATCTGATTTAAGATTACTTATCGTATTCCAACCCATTTGTGGCACTTTTACAGTGCTTGAAAAGCGTTTTACTTCTACATCAAAAATACCTAATCCTTTTGTGTTACCTTCTTCTGTAGATTTACACATTAATTGCATACCTAAACAAATCCCTAAAACAGGTTGTTTTAACTGCGGAATCAACAAGTCCAAACCTGATTCTTTTAGCTTTTGCATTGCACTACTCGCCTCGCCTACACCAGGAAAAATCACTTTATCTGCTGTTTTAATTTCTTCAGGATTGTTAGTTAACAACGCTTCAAAACCTAAGCGTTTAAAAGCAAATTGAATGCTTTTGATGTTTCCTGCACCGTAATTTATGATGACTATTTTCATTTATTGTCATTCCTGCGAAGGCAGGAATCTTATTAATTATTGTTCATTTTTTATAGATTCCGTATCAAGTACGGAATGACAAGTACTACAACATTCCTTTTGTACTTGGTAAAATCATTTTTTCAACATCGCGTTTTACAGCCATTTTTATTGCTTTAGCAAATGCTTTAAAAATTGCTTCAATTTTGTGATGCTCGTTTGTACCTTCTGCTTTGATGTTTAGGTTGCATTTTGCGCCATCTGTAAAGGATTTGAAGAAGTGAAAAAACATTTCGGTTGGCATTTTACCAATCATTTCGCGTTTAAAGTCGGCTTCCCAAACCAACCAATTTCTACCACCAAAATCTATAGCAGCTTGCGCAAAACAATCGTCCATTGGTAAGCTAAAACCGTAACGTTCTATACCTAATTTGTTCCCCAAAGTCGTTGCAAATACTTCACCTAAAGCTATTGCTGTATCTTCAATAGTGTGATGCTCGTCTACTTCTAAATCACCATCGACTTTTATGTTTAAATCTAATTGTCCGTGACGCGCAATTTGATCTAACATATGATCAAAAAACGCAATTCCAGTATCGATGCTACTTTGTCCTGTTCCGTCAAGATTTAAATCGATTTTAATCTTGGTTTCGTTCGTGTTTCGTTCGATGCTTCCTGTGCGTTCTTTGGCTTTTAAGAATTTATAAATTTCTTCCCAATCATTACTTTCTAATGCGATAAACTGGTCTAAAGCGTCACGTTTTACCGTAATTTCATCTGTTCCTAAATTGGTGTAATCATTGATAAAAATGCCTTTAGAACCAAGGTTTTTAGCTAATTCGACATCGGTTAATCGGTCACCTATCACAAACGAATTTTCTAAATCATAATCCTTACTAAAATACTTAGTTAACAAACCTGTATTTGGCTTTCGTGTTGGTGCGTTATCCTTAGCAAAAGTTCTGTCAATGAATTGTTCTTCAAAAATAACACCTTCGTTTTCAAAAGATTGAATTACAAAATTATGAACTGGCCAAAACGTGTTTTCTGGATACACATCTGTTCCCAATCCATCTTGATTAGTAATCATTACGATTTCGAAATCTAATTCTTTAGCGATTTTACTTAAATAAGTGAAGACTTTTGGATAAAATACCAACTTCTCAAAGCTATCAATTTGCTCGTCTGCTGGTTCTCTAATCAATGTGCCATCACGGTCTATGAATAATACTTTTTTCATCTTATTTTATGTTTTCGTCAGTTCGAGTGATTTTCTTTTGAAAATCGTATCGAGAACTTTTACATCTCGATACAATTTCTATAAGCTTCGCTTAGGTATCTTCAATCAAAATATATTTTGATTTCTATAATTTCGAAATCACTCGATGTGACGTTTATATATTATTTAATACTGCAATCAATTTCTCATTCTCATCACTCGTGCCAACCGTAAAACGCAAACAGTTTTCACAAAGTGGCTGATTGGTTCGGTTACGAACAACGATGCCTTTTTCTACTAACTGATTGTATCTATTAGTCGCATTATCTACTTTTACTAACACAAAATTAGCTTGTGTTGAATATATAGTATCAATCCAAGTAATCGACTTCAAGGCTTTAATTAACAAGCTTCTTTCAGAAATAATATTCTGAATTTCGTTTTGAACGTCTTGTTGATTTTCTAAACGTTGAATTGCCTTTTGCTGCGTTAGTTGATTGACGTTATATGGTGGTTTTATTTTATTTAAAATTGAAATAATTTCGGTAGATGCATAGCAAATCCCAAGTCTAATTCCTGCCATTCCGTAAGCTTTAGACAGCGTTTGCGTGACTATTAAATTTGGAAAATCTGATAATCTCGATATCCAACTTTCATCTTCTGAAAAATCGATATACGCTTCGTCAATCACTACAATTCCTTTGAAATCAGTTAATAATTTTTCAATTTTAGACGCTTCAAAACTATTCGCTGTTGGATTGTTTGGTGAACATAGAAACAACAGTTTTGTATTGTTGTTTTGAGTGTTTAGAATATCGTCTACTTTTGGTTGAAAATCAGCACCTAATTCAACTGTTAAAACGTCTATAGCATTTGTATTTGCTAATACATCGTACATACCGTAAGTTGGTGGCAATGTGATAACATTATCTTGGTTTGGCTCGCAAAACGCTCTAAAAATTAAGTCTAACACTTCGTCACTTCCGTTACCTAACAGGATATTCTCGGTTGGAATGTTTTTTATGTTCGACAACATCGATTTTACATCCTTTTGTTGTGGATCTGGGTAACGATTTACACCATTTTCAAACGGATTTTCATTAGCATCTAAGAAAATCATTTGGTTTGATGTTGCGTCTTTAAACTCATCTCTCGCAGAAGAATACGGTTTTAAGGCTGCTATGTTTGGTCTGACTAAGTTATTTATGTTGAAAGTTGTTTTCATTTAATTTGATTTTCGTCAGTTCGAGTGATTTTCATTTGAAAATCGTATCGAGAACTTTAACATCTCGATACAATTTCTCATTCTTCGAAATCACTCGATGTGACGTTTGCTAAATATCTTTTAATCTAATTGAAACTGCGTTTTTGTGCGCTTGTAAACCTTCAGCTTCTGCCATTAGTTCTATCGTGTTTCCTAGGTTTTTTAATCCTTCTTTTGTGATGTTTTGAAACGTAATCGCTTTTGTGAAACTGTCTAAATTTACACCAGAATACGCTTTACTAAATCCATTGGTTGGTAAGGTGTGATTGGTACCAGACGCATAATCGCCAGCACTTTCTGGTGTGTAATTACCAATAAATACAGAACCTGCGTTTTGAATACCATCGACATAAAAGTCGTTGTTTTTAGTCGCTACAATAAAGTGTTCTGGACCGTAATCATTAATTAAATCTAATGCTTCTTCATCTGAATTTACTAAAATAGATTTTGAATTGTTGATAGCTTGTTGCGCAATGTCTTGTCTTGGTAATGCTTTGATTTGCGTGTTGATTTCAGTTTCAACTTCATTAATTAAATTCTCAGACGTTGATACTAAAATCACTTGACTATCTGTTCCGTGTTCTGCTTGACTTAATAAATCTGAAGCCACGTAACTTGCATTGGAACTTTCATCTGCCACAACCAACAATTCGCTTGGTCCTGCAGGCATATCGATAGCGACACCATATTTTGTAGCCAATTGCTTTGCAACAGTTACAAATTGATTTCCTGGACCAAAGATTTTATAAACTTGGGGAATAGTTTCTGTTCCAAACGTTAATCCTGCAATTGCTTGGATACCACCAACTTTTATAATTTTAGTCACACCGCAAAGTTGAGCTGCATATAAAATTTCGTTAGCAATTTTGCCGTCTTTATTTGGTGGCGAACATAACACAACTTCTTTACAACCTACGATATTTGCGGGAATTGCCAGCATTAAAACTGTTGAAAATAAAGGCGCTGTACCAGCAGGAATATAAATTCCAACTTTTTGTATGGCACGTTTTTCTTGCCAACATGTAATTCCAACAGATGTTTCTACGCTTACCCTTTTTGTTTTTTGAGCTTTGTGAAACGCTTCAATATTTGACTTTGCTTGGTTAATCGCAGCTTTTAGTTCTGATGATACTTTTGAAGATGCCTCTTCGATCTCCTGTTCCGTCACGAGATTAGATTGTAAATCTGCGCCATCAAATAGGTTAGTATACTTTTTTATTGCGATATCACCGTTGCGTTGTACATCTTCAAAAATTTGATTTACCGTACTTTCTATATCATTAACAGTTTGAGTTGGTCGTTTTAAAAGCTCTGACCACGAATTTTTATTTGGGTATTTTATTGTTTTCATTTATTCTCGTTAATTAGGCTTCGACTGCGCTCAGCCAGACATAATTTTAAAATATTAGATTCCAGCTTGCGCAGGAATTTAGAGCACCATATTTTCAATAGGACAAACTAATATACCTTCTGCTCCATTGGCTTTTAATTCGTCTATAATTTCCCAGAAATCGTTTTTGTTGATTACGGAATGTAATGAACTCCAGCCTTCTTCGGCTAGTGGTAAAACGGTTGGACTTTTCATTCCTGGTAAAATATTTATGATGTCGTCAACCTTATTATTTGGCGCGTTAAGTAAGACGTAACGTGAGTTTCTTGCTTTTAAAACTGATTGTAATCTAAACTGCAACTTGTTTAAAATCGCTTGATTTTCAGAAGAAATTTGAGGTGAAACTGCTAAAACAGCTTCCGATTTTAAAATGACTTCAACTTCTTTAAGATTGTTTTTAAAAAGTGTGCTTCCGCTAGATACAATATCAACAATTGCGTCTGCTAATCCAATGTTTGGCGCAATTTCAACAGAACCGTTAATGATGTGCAAATTCGCGTTAACATTGTTGTCTTTTAAAAATTGGTTGACTGTGTTTGGATACGACGTCGCGATTCGTTTTCCTTCTAAATCTTTAATAGAATTGTAGCTTTTTCCTTTTGGAATCGCTACAGACACTTTACAACTTGAAAAACCTAATTTCTCTGCAATAGTGATGTCTTGTCCTTTTTCTACCAAGACATTTTCGCCAATAATAGCGACGTCTACAACGCCATCTTTTAAGTATTGTGGAATGTCTCCGTTACGTAAATAAAAGACTTCTAAAGGAAAGTTTTTAGCAGATGCTTTAAGCTGGTCTTTACCATTATCGATAGAAATACCAACATCTTTAAGGATTTTCATTGAATCCTCGTTTAATCGTCCAGATTTTTGAATTGCAATTTTTAGTTTACTCATTTTTCTTTTTAGTTAAAAGTGTTTGAGTAAATCTTGTTGAAGTTTTGATAATAAAAAAACCGCTTGATTTACTCAAACGGTTTTAAAAATATCTTGGTTTTATTCAATACATTTTCAGCTCGCTTGAGTGCAAGTATGAAAATGATGATGATGTAATTGAATAAAAGTCATGTCTTGTTTTGTTCTGTACAAAGATTGTAAATTAATAATTAAAATTCCAAATTTTGAAATGTTAAAATTTATTTAATCATTATTGATTACCTAAAATAATAGGCATGCCGCTATCTCCAGAACCAATTATAACTACCTTACTATTAGGAGATTCTGCTAATTTGTTTGTTGCTTCTATACCTTTATCTTGTAAAATCTTATCTGTTAAAGAAGCACTTAATATTTTGTTGGCATCTGCTTTACCTTGCGCTTCAATACGTTGTTTTTCGGCTTCTTTTTGAGCTGTAACTAATCTAAATTCATATTCTAAAGACTCTTGTTCTTGTTTTAATTTACGCTCTATCGCTTGTTTAATTGTTGTTGGAAGTTGAACATCTTCAACTAAAACTCGCTTTACATTAACATATTGCTGATCTAACAACTTAGTGACTTCGTCTAATATTTCTTGCTCAATTACATCTCTTTTACTAGAATATAACTGCTCTGGCGTGTATCTTCCAACAACACTTCTTGCTGCTGCATTTACAGCTGGAGCTAATAATTCTTGAACATAATTTTCTCCTTTGGTCTTAATTAACAAGCCTAATTTACTGTATTCAGGCTCGTACCAAACTGTTCCGTTAACGTTTACCTCTAATCCATTAACAGATAGCACATTCATTTTATCTGAAATAGATTGCTGTCTTACTTTTTTAATTATCATATCGTTCCATGGAGCAACAATATGAAATCCTTCGCCATAAGTTTGAGATGTATCAATACCA from Mesoflavibacter profundi includes:
- the hisIE gene encoding bifunctional phosphoribosyl-AMP cyclohydrolase/phosphoribosyl-ATP diphosphatase HisIE — translated: MNIDFNKNNDGLVPAIIQDATTKNVLMLGYMNEEAFKKTQDTKLVTFFSRTKKRLWTKGEESGNVLNLVDIKLDCDSDTLLVTVNPNGPTCHTGSDTCWNEDNTESYGFLTQLENTIQSRVEAGNTEKSYVASLFAKGINKVAQKVGEEAVEVVIEAKDNNDDLFLNESSDLLFHYLMLLQAKGFKLDDVVKVLKEREK
- the hisF gene encoding imidazole glycerol phosphate synthase subunit HisF, with translation MLTKRIIPCLDIKNGRTVKGVNFVNLRDAGDPVELAKQYAVKGADELVFLDISATLEGRKTMIEMVLKVAEQVNIPFTVGGGISSLEDVDILLKSGADKISVNSSAVKRPELVNELSSKFGSQCVVVAIDAKQVNGEWKVHLAGGSIPTELDLFDWAKEVETRGAGEILFTSMNNDGTKNGFANEALAKLSKTVNIPIIASGGAGTIQHFTDTFKVGKADAALAASVFHFGEIEIKDLKDELKQNGISVRL
- the hisA gene encoding 1-(5-phosphoribosyl)-5-[(5-phosphoribosylamino)methylideneamino]imidazole-4-carboxamide isomerase: MRIIPAIDIIEGKCVRLTKGDYSTTKMYNENPLEVAKQFEDAGIEYLHMVDLEGAKADHVVNYKVLEKVATKTNLKIDFGGGLKSDDDVFTAFNSGARQITGGSIAVKNTDTFLRWINKYGTQKIILGADCKNEKIAISGWLEESSLEVVPFIQEYQKNGIQYVVCTDISKDGMLQGPSVDLYKKIINQCTNGSADQSVKLIASGGVTTIKDVEILSEIGCDGVIIGKAIYENKISLKELERFL
- the hisH gene encoding imidazole glycerol phosphate synthase subunit HisH — protein: MKIVIINYGAGNIKSIQFAFKRLGFEALLTNNPEEIKTADKVIFPGVGEASSAMQKLKESGLDLLIPQLKQPVLGICLGMQLMCKSTEEGNTKGLGIFDVEVKRFSSTVKVPQMGWNTISNLKSDLFKDIKANEFMYLVHSFYAEQCQEAIATTTYDVEYTSALQKDNFYGVQFHPEKSSLAGEQILRNFINL
- the hisB gene encoding bifunctional histidinol-phosphatase/imidazoleglycerol-phosphate dehydratase HisB, giving the protein MKKVLFIDRDGTLIREPADEQIDSFEKLVFYPKVFTYLSKIAKELDFEIVMITNQDGLGTDVYPENTFWPVHNFVIQSFENEGVIFEEQFIDRTFAKDNAPTRKPNTGLLTKYFSKDYDLENSFVIGDRLTDVELAKNLGSKGIFINDYTNLGTDEITVKRDALDQFIALESNDWEEIYKFLKAKERTGSIERNTNETKIKIDLNLDGTGQSSIDTGIAFFDHMLDQIARHGQLDLNIKVDGDLEVDEHHTIEDTAIALGEVFATTLGNKLGIERYGFSLPMDDCFAQAAIDFGGRNWLVWEADFKREMIGKMPTEMFFHFFKSFTDGAKCNLNIKAEGTNEHHKIEAIFKAFAKAIKMAVKRDVEKMILPSTKGML
- the hisC gene encoding histidinol-phosphate transaminase — its product is MKTTFNINNLVRPNIAALKPYSSARDEFKDATSNQMIFLDANENPFENGVNRYPDPQQKDVKSMLSNIKNIPTENILLGNGSDEVLDLIFRAFCEPNQDNVITLPPTYGMYDVLANTNAIDVLTVELGADFQPKVDDILNTQNNNTKLLFLCSPNNPTANSFEASKIEKLLTDFKGIVVIDEAYIDFSEDESWISRLSDFPNLIVTQTLSKAYGMAGIRLGICYASTEIISILNKIKPPYNVNQLTQQKAIQRLENQQDVQNEIQNIISERSLLIKALKSITWIDTIYSTQANFVLVKVDNATNRYNQLVEKGIVVRNRTNQPLCENCLRFTVGTSDENEKLIAVLNNI
- the hisD gene encoding histidinol dehydrogenase; the encoded protein is MKTIKYPNKNSWSELLKRPTQTVNDIESTVNQIFEDVQRNGDIAIKKYTNLFDGADLQSNLVTEQEIEEASSKVSSELKAAINQAKSNIEAFHKAQKTKRVSVETSVGITCWQEKRAIQKVGIYIPAGTAPLFSTVLMLAIPANIVGCKEVVLCSPPNKDGKIANEILYAAQLCGVTKIIKVGGIQAIAGLTFGTETIPQVYKIFGPGNQFVTVAKQLATKYGVAIDMPAGPSELLVVADESSNASYVASDLLSQAEHGTDSQVILVSTSENLINEVETEINTQIKALPRQDIAQQAINNSKSILVNSDEEALDLINDYGPEHFIVATKNNDFYVDGIQNAGSVFIGNYTPESAGDYASGTNHTLPTNGFSKAYSGVNLDSFTKAITFQNITKEGLKNLGNTIELMAEAEGLQAHKNAVSIRLKDI
- the hisG gene encoding ATP phosphoribosyltransferase produces the protein MSKLKIAIQKSGRLNEDSMKILKDVGISIDNGKDQLKASAKNFPLEVFYLRNGDIPQYLKDGVVDVAIIGENVLVEKGQDITIAEKLGFSSCKVSVAIPKGKSYNSIKDLEGKRIATSYPNTVNQFLKDNNVNANLHIINGSVEIAPNIGLADAIVDIVSSGSTLFKNNLKEVEVILKSEAVLAVSPQISSENQAILNKLQFRLQSVLKARNSRYVLLNAPNNKVDDIINILPGMKSPTVLPLAEEGWSSLHSVINKNDFWEIIDELKANGAEGILVCPIENMVL
- a CDS encoding prohibitin family protein encodes the protein MERLPKIGLPIIIGLVLLIILIAKSAVTIGPGEGGVIFKRFGDGIDTSQTYGEGFHIVAPWNDMIIKKVRQQSISDKMNVLSVNGLEVNVNGTVWYEPEYSKLGLLIKTKGENYVQELLAPAVNAAARSVVGRYTPEQLYSSKRDVIEQEILDEVTKLLDQQYVNVKRVLVEDVQLPTTIKQAIERKLKQEQESLEYEFRLVTAQKEAEKQRIEAQGKADANKILSASLTDKILQDKGIEATNKLAESPNSKVVIIGSGDSGMPIILGNQ